AGTTGAATCTTTTTATACAGGCAAAGGATTCGTCTCACCAGTTTTTAATAGCACCTGTAGATAAGACAGGACGCTTTGCAGTGAATGGTCTTCTGTTTTTTGATACTGTAAAGGTTTTCTACCAGTTTAATAAGGATGCCCGCCTTGATCGGAAAGCCACCGTAAAATTTGATCCGAACACGTTTAGAAAAGATATAGAAGTGCCATGGAATCCTTCTTTCCGTTTTTTCAATAACTCCATTTATTCAACAGAAAGAAATCAATTTTTTGCCGTCAAGCAAAACGAAGTGCTCCCCTTGTACGATAAGAAAGTGAAGACCTTAAAAGAAGTGGTTGTTAAAACGAAAGTAAAGAGCAGAGAAGAAGAGTTAGAAAAACGCTATGCATCCGGATTATTTCAAACAGGACATGCACGCAGCTTTAATATAGTAGACGATCCCTTTGCTATTAGCTCTATGAACGTATTGAATTATTTACAAAGTAGGGTAGCAGGCTTATTGATTTCTTTCAGTGGCGGCAGCTATACGGTAACCAGAAGAGGAGATGCGCCAGCTTTATTTATAGACGAAATGCAGGTGGATATGGATCAATTAGCTTCCCTACCCATGAGCGATGTTGCCTATGTAAAAGTGATCGACCCACCCTTTATTGGTGCAATGGGCAACGGTCCGGGTGGTGCCATTTCTGTATATACCCGAAGAGGAGGGGATGCTAAGTCTACTGCGAAAGGACTGGAGCAACGTTTACTAACCGGATATAATATGCTAAAGCAGTTTTATTCTCCTGACTACGCCACATTTAACCCCTTACATGAAATAGAGGATGTGCGCAGCACGCTTTATTGGGCACCTTATATCTTAACGGATAAAACGAACAAAAAAATAAAGATTGAGTTTTACAACAATGATGTATCTCAATCTTTACGTATTGTTTTAGAAGGTCTAAATGAAATCGGACAAGTAACAAGAGTGGAAAAGGTTATTCAGTAACCTTTTCCGCGATTACTTTAATTCACCCTCTATGTGATTACTTAACGCTTGGAAGATATCGTCAACAGAACCTTCACCTTTTATTACTTCCAGCTTTCCTTGCTGCTTGTAATGATCGGCAACGGGTTCTGTTTCATTTTTATATACTGTATAGCGTTTGCGGATAACGCTTTCATCGGTATCATCGCTACGGCCAGAGGTTTCACCTCTTAACAAAAGGCGCTTCACCAGTTCTTCTTCTGTTACTTCCAGGGCCAATACTTTATTGATAGCTGTTTTGCGCAAGGCCAACAACTTGTCCAACGCTTCGGCCTGAGCCACAGTACGGGGAAAGCCATCAAATAAAAAACCTTTGGCTTCAGGATGTTTTTCCAGGCAAGAATCGATCATGCCCACTACCACTTCATCAGGTACTAACTGGCCTTTGTCCATCAGGTTTTTAGCTTCTAAACCCAATGGTGTTTTATCGGCTATTTCCTGGCGAAGTAAGTTGCCGGTAGAAAGATGAATCAACCCAAACTTCTCAACGATTTTTTCTGATTGCGTTCCTTTTCCACTGCCCGGAGGGCCAAAGAGAATAATATTTAACATAATTGCTTGCTGAACCTTAAGTGACAAATATAGTTTAAAAACAAACAGGAAGGTGGGGGAAGCTGTGAGTGAAAGCTGCGAGCTATGAGCTATGAGCTGCGAGAAGAGAAGAGAGTTGTGAGCTACGAGGAAGGAAAATCGTTAGTTTTAAGAAAACCAAAACAACTGTATGAAAAATTTCAAACAATTAAAAATTTGGCAGAAGGGATTTGAGATTGCAACAAAGATGTACTTGCTTACTGACCATTTCCCCGAACATGAAAAATTCGGTTTGTCATCCCAGCTAACAAGAGCTGCCGTATCCATTCCTTCTAATATTGCGGAAGGAAGTAGCAGAAGCAGCCAAAAAGACTATGTGCAGTTTATTGAAATAGCTCTAGGCTCTTGTTTTGAAGCAGAAACGCAATTGCTTATTGCTGATCAAGTGAAATTGGGAAATAAAGATTTAAAGAGTGAAATGTTTACTCTTTTGGATGAAGAGCAGAAGATGATCATGAGTTTTATTAAACATATCAAAAGCTAGTATCTCGTAGCTCAAAGCTCATGGCTCGCAGCTCGTAATCCGTAGCTTTGTCACTTTCCTTTAACAAACTATACCCTCACAGGTTTCGTAGATTTGATATAAGACATTTGCATATGAAACATGGATTTTTGCTACTGGCTATGGCATTTAGCCTGCTCTCCTGCACGTATTCGCAATCCACTAAAAAAACAGCTATGGATACCAACGATAAAAAGAACCCGGTATACTCTAACTCTGATAGCGGTAAAGTCAATCTAACGGACGCTGAATGGAAAAAGATCTTACCGGAAAATGTTTACTACATTGCCCGGCAGAAAGGAACCGAAAGCCCCTGGAGCAGCAAATACGAAGATTCCAAAGAAGTGGGTACCTACTACTGTGCTGCCTGTGGCAACGCCTTATTTAAGAGCGATACCAAATTTGAAAGCGGCTGCGGCTGGCCTTCATTCTATCAGCCAATCAGCAAAGGCAGTATTATTTATCAACCCGACCACTCACACGGCATGGACCGCACCGAAGTACAATGTGGCCGCTGTAAAGCGCACTTGGGCCATGTATTTGACGACGGCCCACCACCCACCGGCTTGCGCTATTGCATCAATGGTGTGATTCTGGATTTTAAGAAAGCCCAAGAAGCGGAAGAAAAATACAAGAAAGACACTAAGCAATAGGAATATCAGAAATCGTGAAACGTCAAACGTGAGACGTGAAAGGAAGGCTGCAAGCTACAAGCTGCACGCAAAAGAAAGGCTGTTCAGCGTGTAGCGTAAAGCGTGCAGCTTTTCTATCCTACCGCCCCCTCATACAAGCGCAGGCGATTCTTCAGATACATCATTTCTTCCTGCAGTTTTTCCATGCGTTTTAGCAATTGCGTTACAGCATCAACCCCTTCCAGGTTGATGTGCAGGTCATAATGAAGGCGCATGAGACGCTCCAACTCCTGCAGCTGGTCGGCCTGTACAAATACACCCTGGTCTGTAGTTGTTGTTTCTATCAAACCATAATCCTGTAGGGAATGGATAAACGAAACTTCAATATTGTGTTGTGAGCAAAAGATGGATGCTGCTATCAGATTTTCCATTGCCAGTAGCCCTATTTTTTTAGTTTAGATAATTCGGTGAACAGTTCACGTTCGCGTTCGCTAAGGCCGGTTGGTATTTTTATCTGGTACGTGATATAAAGGCTTCCATGCTGACCTTCCTGTTTGTAAACCGGAAAGCCTTTCCCTTTTAAACGCACTTTTGTTCCATTTTGTGTTTCCGGAGCAACTTTTAATTTGATTTTACCACTCAATGTATCTATTGTCGCTTCTCCACCTAATACAGCTGTGTATAGATCTAGATCAATAGTAGCAAACAAGTCGCTTCCGGAGCGTTTAAATACGGGATCATCGTTTATTTGAAAGGTAATGTAGAGGTCTCCCGCAGGGCCGCCATTCACGCCCTGTTCGCCATGCCCTTTTAGTCGTATACGCTGGCCGTTCTCTACT
This genomic interval from Flavisolibacter tropicus contains the following:
- a CDS encoding chaperone modulator CbpM — protein: MENLIAASIFCSQHNIEVSFIHSLQDYGLIETTTTDQGVFVQADQLQELERLMRLHYDLHINLEGVDAVTQLLKRMEKLQEEMMYLKNRLRLYEGAVG
- a CDS encoding adenylate kinase; its protein translation is MLNIILFGPPGSGKGTQSEKIVEKFGLIHLSTGNLLRQEIADKTPLGLEAKNLMDKGQLVPDEVVVGMIDSCLEKHPEAKGFLFDGFPRTVAQAEALDKLLALRKTAINKVLALEVTEEELVKRLLLRGETSGRSDDTDESVIRKRYTVYKNETEPVADHYKQQGKLEVIKGEGSVDDIFQALSNHIEGELK
- a CDS encoding four helix bundle protein yields the protein MKNFKQLKIWQKGFEIATKMYLLTDHFPEHEKFGLSSQLTRAAVSIPSNIAEGSSRSSQKDYVQFIEIALGSCFEAETQLLIADQVKLGNKDLKSEMFTLLDEEQKMIMSFIKHIKS
- the msrB gene encoding peptide-methionine (R)-S-oxide reductase MsrB gives rise to the protein MKHGFLLLAMAFSLLSCTYSQSTKKTAMDTNDKKNPVYSNSDSGKVNLTDAEWKKILPENVYYIARQKGTESPWSSKYEDSKEVGTYYCAACGNALFKSDTKFESGCGWPSFYQPISKGSIIYQPDHSHGMDRTEVQCGRCKAHLGHVFDDGPPPTGLRYCINGVILDFKKAQEAEEKYKKDTKQ